The sequence GTACCCCTCGCTTGCCCGCGAAATACAACCGTATACAAGATTGAACTGGTTTAAAATCATgttgtttataatattaataataatgtaggcaattaaattaaaacatatCTACTTTAGTAATGctttaatgtaaaaatatttaaaatccaATAACATtttcatatataattataaaaacaatCCAAAATAATGTTTTGTAATAATAGaaacttctctttttttctggTATATTGTTTCATCGTTACAGaagttttgtatattaataaataaggaaCAAGTATTTAAATTACACTAGTATCTACCTCTTCTTTtacgtttttaattgaaaaagtcAAATTATTGAATATGTACACTTTATAAAATGACGAAATAAATTGTACTAGAAAGAGTAAAGAAATaggatgaaaaatattaatatcccAATATCAATTGACATTTACCGTACATAGTAACTTAGCTTTTACCAGAAATTCTTAAGAAAACGTGTCCCTAATATAGGGAAGCtctatagaataaaataaataatcgaaTAAGATATACGTGTTTAGAAGTTACGTACGTTCCttaaacaatttataaatcattattttttatgaaattgtcattagttttattaaaattcaatatataCATTCCTCAAGTTTCTTTTTAaaggttttttaaaacaatatttagTCACTaattagtatgatattttcaatCCGTCGTCTAAATTTCTATGTATACATTATAAGTATAAACAATAAAAACGTCATCGATTTTCAAGAACAGTTTTAAAATACCTAAAACCTTAAGAATCtctgatattaaaatttaacacgTTTACTTTCATTAATACTGCAATTGCTCGAAAATGTCTGAACACATTAGAAAATATGTTATATGAGGTATAAACACGTTGTATGTACATTAGACAATGTAAAAAGAGAACAACTGAATATGTGATAAGACCAGTAaacgtgttaataaataaatgatttctaCTTAAAACGAATAGTTTCATAACAATTGATACGTTCTAATATTTGtgcaaaaatatttgtaattcatTTCCCTATTTTTGAGCTGCGTTAAAGACCATTTTGGATAATATTAAAGGCAGCACCAAGGGCCCAGCTTAACTCGTGTCCATTGATCTTCTTGTAAAGCTGTTCAGAAATACAAcatattaattcaataaataaataatctattATGATCAGCTCGATtctaaacatttttaaatttctattatgGTGTATGAATCTTACATAAAGTTTCGTAGTGGGTTCTAATCCAAATCCGTCACGCAGAAGAATATAAATGAACGTTAGATCAAGGCAAATAAAAGGTTGATCAGTGTTTGGATAATCGCAGGCTTCCTTTGCATGTTTCAAAAACGCACTTACTTGGATAGCTCCGCCAAAAAAGGGATCGACTAGACCAACCTAAAATaccaataaatttaaatttgatgcTTTCTTTCGTGAATCAGGCTCGGTCAAAACAACTTACCTCTGTCGCACGatcaaaataataagaaaaggcGTAAATTTCATGATCTTTTAAACCCTCCGGTTTATTTTTAATCCTACCGACATATTTTTCAATGATCTTCAAACATTCGGGGAAGTTAACAATTGGCCTATCCTCTTCTCCACCAGCAAAGTTTTGCGTTTTCACCAATTTATGAGTCCCATTGACAGGTCCtttgataatataattaactCCACCGTAACTCCATTCGGTAGAAACTATGGGATTTATACATTCCGACTGTATTACAGTTTTTGGATTTACATTGTCCAAGTTCATTCCATAAGTTAGAATCTCTTTTCTGGCAGCCATAAGACCCATACCCAAATAACTGTGCGTATAAACACTCATGTtatgattgaaaatattaacagaGTATATGTGTCCGTCAAGTTTCTTTTcctgaataaatttaaaatacccTTTATTCTGTTTCTGAACGTTCTCTTTCtgttgttatttattatttgttataCCTGTTGGGGATTAGGTGAAAAAGTCACCTGGGTAGAACCTCCACCAAGATCCAATGCAGCAACTGTGCTACCAGGATTGTGCGTATTAAACCTTTCTGATAGAAAATTGACAGTGAACCATGAGAAAATACCCTCATCCCTTCCTTCCAttatagaaattgaatttttagacagctaaaataaataatagaacaATTGATAAATGTTGTTCAGAAAAAAAGGTGCTCTCCGTACATACCAGGAAACCACTTTCTTCAAACATTTTCCTACATTCTTGAAGGATCTCTTGAGCTTTATGTCCAGGAAGAAGCCGCAAACCAGCAGTGGCTCTCATAGTAAGAGGTGTGTGTTGCCATTCCGAACGAGGAATAACACTTCTAACTTTATCTAGTAATACAATAAGAGACTTAGCAGCGTCTTTAGGTCTCTCAGAATAAGCACTAAGGCCTGGTTTTGTCTCAGTGTACAGCTC comes from Osmia lignaria lignaria isolate PbOS001 chromosome 8, iyOsmLign1, whole genome shotgun sequence and encodes:
- the LOC117608858 gene encoding nucleoside diphosphate phosphatase ENTPD5 isoform X1; protein product: MCFNNQQFSYLRTENEDIFEAESKPRFKKGQPGKRYFVVVALLGILFLGYIAIAYDLKPVRLGSKAIDTLAFSFNLQKPFYVVVIDAGSTGSRALAFSFHESILGGNLVLDEELYTETKPGLSAYSERPKDAAKSLIVLLDKVRSVIPRSEWQHTPLTMRATAGLRLLPGHKAQEILQECRKMFEESGFLLSKNSISIMEGRDEGIFSWFTVNFLSERFNTHNPGSTVAALDLGGGSTQVTFSPNPQQEKKLDGHIYSVNIFNHNMSVYTHSYLGMGLMAARKEILTYGMNLDNVNPKTVIQSECINPIVSTEWSYGGVNYIIKGPVNGTHKLVKTQNFAGGEEDRPIVNFPECLKIIEKYVGRIKNKPEGLKDHEIYAFSYYFDRATEVGLVDPFFGGAIQVSAFLKHAKEACDYPNTDQPFICLDLTFIYILLRDGFGLEPTTKLYLYKKINGHELSWALGAAFNIIQNGL
- the LOC117608858 gene encoding nucleoside diphosphate phosphatase ENTPD5 isoform X2, translating into MEVRHRKLRTENEDIFEAESKPRFKKGQPGKRYFVVVALLGILFLGYIAIAYDLKPVRLGSKAIDTLAFSFNLQKPFYVVVIDAGSTGSRALAFSFHESILGGNLVLDEELYTETKPGLSAYSERPKDAAKSLIVLLDKVRSVIPRSEWQHTPLTMRATAGLRLLPGHKAQEILQECRKMFEESGFLLSKNSISIMEGRDEGIFSWFTVNFLSERFNTHNPGSTVAALDLGGGSTQVTFSPNPQQEKKLDGHIYSVNIFNHNMSVYTHSYLGMGLMAARKEILTYGMNLDNVNPKTVIQSECINPIVSTEWSYGGVNYIIKGPVNGTHKLVKTQNFAGGEEDRPIVNFPECLKIIEKYVGRIKNKPEGLKDHEIYAFSYYFDRATEVGLVDPFFGGAIQVSAFLKHAKEACDYPNTDQPFICLDLTFIYILLRDGFGLEPTTKLYLYKKINGHELSWALGAAFNIIQNGL
- the LOC117608858 gene encoding nucleoside diphosphate phosphatase ENTPD5 isoform X3, which translates into the protein MQYIPLRTENEDIFEAESKPRFKKGQPGKRYFVVVALLGILFLGYIAIAYDLKPVRLGSKAIDTLAFSFNLQKPFYVVVIDAGSTGSRALAFSFHESILGGNLVLDEELYTETKPGLSAYSERPKDAAKSLIVLLDKVRSVIPRSEWQHTPLTMRATAGLRLLPGHKAQEILQECRKMFEESGFLLSKNSISIMEGRDEGIFSWFTVNFLSERFNTHNPGSTVAALDLGGGSTQVTFSPNPQQEKKLDGHIYSVNIFNHNMSVYTHSYLGMGLMAARKEILTYGMNLDNVNPKTVIQSECINPIVSTEWSYGGVNYIIKGPVNGTHKLVKTQNFAGGEEDRPIVNFPECLKIIEKYVGRIKNKPEGLKDHEIYAFSYYFDRATEVGLVDPFFGGAIQVSAFLKHAKEACDYPNTDQPFICLDLTFIYILLRDGFGLEPTTKLYLYKKINGHELSWALGAAFNIIQNGL